A window of Corallococcus macrosporus DSM 14697 contains these coding sequences:
- a CDS encoding ABC transporter permease, whose protein sequence is MQRRAPVGLWVAGVAMAALALVPAVYLCVRAAEADADAWGLLLRARTWGLLGRTLGLAAAVTGCAALVSLPLAWLTARTDLPGRRLWTVLLCVPLAVPTFVSGYVLLAAFGVGGALEAPLTRWGLPVPPVYGFPGALLALSVSTYPYFFLALRAGLLSQDPAWLEGARSLGLSPTRAFFRVSVPLLRPAFASGALLVGLYVLSDFGAVALLQYDAFSRAIFVQYEGAYDRSYAALLGLALVSVTVGVLALELWLRGRAGYHRSAKGAARAAALVTLGRWRVPALLLCGAVVAVGVGLPVGVLVYWGVQGLAVDTGPMMGPSWNSVSASMLGAVAAVVGALPLAFLAVRYPSRLTVALERVSYAGYALPPIVLALSLVFLGVQAVPFLYGTLGMLVLAYVVRFLPQAVGVVRASLLQLNPHLPEAAASLGHPPSGVLRRVTGPLLRPGLLAGGALVFLTAMKELPATLLLAPIGFETLATRVWSATAEGLFAEAALPALVLMAVSTLGVGLLVSQEGGASSG, encoded by the coding sequence ATGCAGCGTCGTGCCCCGGTGGGATTGTGGGTGGCCGGCGTGGCCATGGCCGCGCTGGCGCTGGTGCCCGCGGTGTACCTGTGCGTGCGCGCCGCGGAGGCGGACGCGGACGCATGGGGCCTGCTGCTGCGAGCCAGGACGTGGGGCCTGCTGGGCCGCACGTTGGGGCTCGCCGCGGCGGTGACGGGCTGCGCGGCGCTGGTGTCGCTGCCGTTGGCCTGGCTCACCGCGCGCACGGACCTGCCGGGGCGCCGTCTGTGGACGGTGTTGTTGTGTGTGCCATTGGCGGTGCCCACGTTCGTCAGCGGCTACGTGCTGCTGGCGGCGTTCGGAGTGGGCGGCGCGCTGGAGGCGCCCCTGACGCGCTGGGGCCTCCCCGTGCCGCCCGTGTATGGCTTCCCGGGCGCGCTGCTGGCGCTGTCGGTGTCGACGTACCCGTACTTCTTCCTCGCCCTGCGCGCCGGGCTGCTGTCCCAGGACCCCGCGTGGCTGGAGGGCGCCAGGAGCCTGGGGCTCTCGCCCACCCGGGCCTTCTTCCGCGTCTCCGTGCCCCTGCTGCGCCCCGCCTTCGCGTCCGGCGCGCTGCTCGTGGGGCTGTACGTCCTCTCCGACTTCGGCGCGGTGGCCTTGCTGCAGTACGACGCCTTCTCGCGCGCCATCTTCGTGCAGTACGAGGGCGCGTATGACCGCAGCTACGCGGCGCTGCTCGGGCTGGCGCTGGTCTCCGTGACGGTGGGCGTGCTCGCCCTGGAGCTGTGGCTGCGCGGCCGCGCGGGCTACCACCGCAGCGCGAAGGGCGCGGCCCGGGCCGCGGCGCTCGTCACGCTGGGCCGCTGGCGCGTGCCGGCGCTGCTCCTGTGCGGCGCGGTGGTGGCGGTGGGCGTGGGCCTGCCGGTGGGCGTGCTCGTCTACTGGGGCGTGCAGGGGCTGGCGGTGGACACGGGGCCGATGATGGGCCCCTCGTGGAACTCGGTGAGCGCCTCCATGCTGGGCGCGGTGGCGGCGGTGGTGGGCGCGCTGCCGCTGGCCTTCCTCGCGGTGCGCTACCCGAGCCGCCTCACGGTGGCGCTGGAGCGCGTGTCCTATGCGGGCTATGCGCTGCCGCCCATCGTGCTGGCGCTGTCGCTCGTCTTCCTGGGCGTGCAGGCGGTGCCCTTCCTCTACGGCACCCTGGGCATGCTGGTGCTGGCCTACGTGGTGCGCTTCCTGCCGCAGGCGGTGGGCGTGGTGCGCGCCTCGCTGCTCCAGCTCAACCCGCACCTGCCGGAGGCCGCGGCGTCGCTGGGGCATCCTCCGTCGGGCGTGCTGCGCCGCGTGACGGGGCCGCTGCTGCGGCCGGGGCTGCTGGCGGGCGGGGCGCTCGTCTTCCTCACGGCGATGAAGGAGCTGCCCGCCACGCTGCTGCTGGCCCCCATTGGCTTCGAGACGCTCGCCACGCGCGTCTGGAGCGCCACCGCCGAGGGCCTCTTCGCCGAGGCCGCGTTGCCGGCGCTGGTGCTGATGGCCGTCTCCACGCTGGGGGTGGGGCTGCTCGTGTCGCAAGAGGGCGGCGCGTCTTCGGGTTGA
- a CDS encoding ABC transporter ATP-binding protein, whose amino-acid sequence MPLLSLEDVTLRYASSGTAAVDHLSLSVEPGEVLALLGPSGCGKTTTLRLVAGFERPNAGAVTLEGRTLAGPGAFVPPEQRSVGMVFQDYALFPHLSVVENVAFGLTAMSRQEARARATNMLKLFGLEGFESRMPHALSGGQQQRVALARALAPGPRVLLLDEPFSSLDSALRASTRMEVRRVLKSLGATVMLVTHDQQEAMAFADRLAVMRAGKVEQVGTPEAVYATPRTAFVAYFLGGTNLLPGVGFGNGARTLLGILPVAGAPAKGNVLLSLRPEAMRLVPDTDGVAVGGALRAEVLAREFQGPAAEFTVACNGLELTVRGAPELPLRAGDRARLEVVGRAMVLEDTPD is encoded by the coding sequence ATGCCTCTGCTTTCGCTTGAAGACGTCACCCTTCGTTACGCCTCCAGCGGCACCGCCGCGGTGGACCACCTGTCCCTGTCGGTGGAGCCCGGCGAGGTGCTGGCGCTGCTGGGCCCGTCAGGGTGCGGCAAGACGACGACGCTGCGGCTGGTGGCGGGCTTCGAGCGCCCCAACGCAGGCGCCGTGACGCTGGAGGGCCGCACCCTGGCCGGCCCGGGCGCCTTCGTGCCACCCGAGCAGCGCAGCGTGGGCATGGTGTTCCAGGACTACGCGCTCTTCCCGCACCTGTCGGTGGTGGAGAACGTGGCCTTCGGCCTCACGGCGATGTCGCGCCAGGAGGCCCGCGCCCGCGCGACCAACATGCTGAAGCTCTTCGGCCTGGAGGGCTTCGAGTCGCGCATGCCGCACGCGCTCTCGGGTGGGCAGCAGCAGCGCGTGGCGCTGGCCCGGGCGCTGGCGCCGGGGCCTCGCGTCCTCCTGTTGGACGAGCCCTTCTCCAGCCTGGACAGCGCGCTGCGCGCCTCCACGCGGATGGAGGTCCGGCGCGTGCTCAAGTCGCTGGGGGCCACGGTGATGCTCGTCACGCATGATCAGCAGGAGGCCATGGCCTTCGCGGACCGGCTGGCGGTGATGCGAGCAGGCAAGGTGGAGCAGGTGGGCACGCCGGAGGCCGTCTACGCCACGCCGCGCACCGCCTTCGTGGCGTACTTCCTGGGCGGCACCAACCTGCTGCCGGGCGTGGGCTTCGGCAACGGGGCCCGGACGCTGCTCGGCATCCTCCCGGTGGCGGGCGCGCCAGCGAAGGGCAACGTGCTGCTGTCGCTGCGGCCGGAGGCGATGAGGCTGGTGCCGGACACGGACGGCGTCGCGGTGGGCGGCGCGCTGCGAGCGGAGGTGCTGGCGCGCGAGTTCCAGGGCCCCGCCGCCGAGTTCACCGTGGCCTGCAACGGGCTGGAGCTCACCGTGCGCGGCGCGCCGGAGCTGCCCTTGCGCGCGGGCGACCGGGCGAGGCTGGAGGTGGTGGGCCGCGCGATGGTGCTGGAAGACACGCCGGACTGA
- a CDS encoding YkvA family protein, with translation MGSRFFRYVRDPHVALWRKLAGVLAVVYFLSPVDAIPDVLPLLGWLDDLGVLSAAAFFMVREVQRHQVVIPGEDARPGVAAPARKTVV, from the coding sequence ATGGGGAGCCGTTTCTTCCGGTACGTCCGCGACCCGCACGTGGCGCTCTGGCGGAAGCTCGCTGGCGTCCTGGCGGTGGTCTACTTCCTGTCGCCCGTGGACGCGATTCCGGACGTGCTACCGCTGCTCGGCTGGTTGGATGACCTGGGCGTGCTGTCCGCCGCCGCCTTCTTCATGGTGCGCGAGGTGCAGCGCCACCAGGTCGTCATCCCCGGAGAGGACGCGCGGCCGGGCGTCGCGGCACCGGCTCGCAAGACGGTTGTCTGA
- a CDS encoding SDR family oxidoreductase, with the protein MSGSQGSVVLITGASSGIGKACAELLSARGHTVYGTSRRPVEPAPAGYRMLALDVTRDDSVQRAVETVLSREGRIDVVVNNAGHALAGAAEDTSIEEARAQLDANFLGVLRVCKAVLPSMRERRSGRIIQVSSLGGQVGLPFQSLYSASKFALEGFTEALRQEVAEFGIEATLVQPGDVRTHITQNRVCVAKAGEGSAYRERFEAVLRAIESGEREGLAAEAVAKKVLEVMERGAPRVRYPVAQLAQRVAVVAKAVLPSRTFEQLVMSLYGLRRR; encoded by the coding sequence ATGTCCGGTTCGCAGGGAAGTGTCGTTCTCATCACCGGTGCGTCGTCTGGCATCGGCAAGGCGTGCGCGGAGCTGCTGAGCGCGCGCGGCCACACCGTCTACGGCACCAGCCGCCGCCCCGTGGAGCCCGCGCCGGCGGGCTACCGGATGCTGGCGCTGGACGTCACCCGGGATGACTCCGTGCAGCGGGCCGTGGAGACGGTGCTGTCGCGAGAGGGCCGCATCGACGTGGTGGTGAACAACGCGGGCCATGCGCTCGCGGGGGCCGCCGAGGACACCTCCATCGAGGAAGCGCGCGCGCAGCTCGACGCCAACTTCCTGGGCGTGCTTCGCGTGTGCAAGGCGGTGCTGCCGTCGATGCGCGAGCGGCGCTCCGGCCGCATCATCCAGGTCAGCTCCCTGGGCGGGCAGGTGGGCTTGCCCTTCCAGTCGCTCTACAGCGCCAGCAAGTTCGCCCTGGAGGGCTTCACCGAGGCGCTGCGCCAGGAGGTGGCGGAGTTTGGCATCGAGGCCACGCTGGTGCAGCCCGGAGACGTGCGGACACACATCACCCAGAACCGCGTGTGCGTCGCCAAGGCGGGAGAGGGCTCCGCGTACCGGGAGCGCTTCGAGGCCGTGCTGAGGGCCATCGAGAGCGGCGAGCGCGAGGGCCTGGCCGCCGAGGCCGTGGCGAAGAAGGTACTGGAGGTGATGGAGCGCGGCGCCCCGCGCGTGCGCTACCCGGTGGCCCAGCTGGCGCAGCGGGTGGCCGTGGTGGCGAAGGCGGTGTTGCCCTCGCGCACCTTCGAGCAGCTCGTCATGTCCCTCTACGGCCTGCGCCGCCGTTGA
- a CDS encoding VIT domain-containing protein yields the protein MTNEKTGLYTRNGTQVPLQGVEVTGELLGGHARVRVRQRYRNEEYQPVEAIYTFPLPSDATLSAFSMTCAGRRIEGVVREREEAFRAYDDAVTAGHGAALLDEERRNVFTAQVGNLLPYEETVVEVEFLQPVTAEEGSVRWMLPTLVAPRYIPGATTGDRTGHGRDEPTTQVPDADRITPPVGEVHYGLRMDLLVDLGREVVVESPSHAVTVTREEGTRVRVGFSRGEVALDRDLVLSLRSPDTSAVFTPLVTHRNGDTGPGTFALTVVPDLLALASAPPKQEVVFVVDVSGSMAGGSLPQAQAALRLCLRHLREGDRFNVIAFENRFQTFQPQPVPFTQRTLEEADRWVAALNANGGTELLAPMRAAVQAAPDGVIVLLTDGQVGNESEILRAVLEARKTARVYSFGIGTNVSDVLLRDLAKQTGGDVEFIHPGERIDDKVVAQFSRALAPRVTELEAHFDGVECVELAPAELPPLVDGVPWTLLGRYASPGTGTVTLRGRSGREPFSLTVRVDLPAASDRPAVEKLWAAERIRGWEAAQLTGRRAESMKQRIVELAVAHQLVTRYTSFVVVEERKGERRNSGQAKTRVIPVNAPAGWDMFGAKNKEEGAFGGAAPRRGRLAASGAVPRPQVPLRRITPGAPPPAPTQWASSMDDDDGTTDWMVMRVESREQGKAAKKKREKGGILSSFFRDAPPSKVMADSEAEESDAYLAEAPAAEGGVDTGAESLLSRQLANGLWEGTGEGAEPVRQARATALALLTLLREGITSSHPLHGAQVKKAVEALLSLAASLGGDARVAELALGVAWLAAAGPRTRGRIEQAAKPLTGLNGRLGNEVALREHVDTLAAR from the coding sequence ATGACCAACGAGAAGACTGGGCTGTACACGCGCAACGGCACGCAGGTCCCCCTCCAGGGTGTCGAAGTCACGGGCGAGCTCCTCGGCGGCCACGCGCGCGTCCGCGTTCGCCAGCGCTACCGCAACGAGGAGTACCAACCGGTGGAGGCCATCTACACCTTCCCCCTCCCCTCGGATGCCACCCTCTCCGCCTTCTCCATGACGTGCGCGGGGCGGCGCATCGAAGGCGTGGTGCGGGAGCGCGAGGAGGCCTTCCGCGCCTACGACGACGCCGTCACGGCCGGCCACGGCGCCGCGCTGCTCGACGAGGAGCGCCGAAACGTCTTCACCGCCCAGGTGGGCAACCTGCTGCCCTATGAGGAGACGGTGGTGGAGGTGGAGTTCCTCCAGCCCGTCACCGCCGAGGAAGGCAGCGTGCGCTGGATGCTGCCCACGCTGGTGGCGCCTCGCTACATCCCCGGCGCGACCACGGGCGACCGCACCGGACATGGCCGTGACGAGCCCACCACGCAGGTGCCGGACGCGGACCGCATCACCCCGCCCGTGGGGGAGGTGCACTACGGCCTGCGCATGGACCTGCTCGTGGACCTGGGCCGCGAGGTGGTGGTGGAGAGCCCGTCCCACGCCGTCACCGTCACCCGGGAGGAAGGCACCCGCGTGCGCGTGGGCTTCTCGCGCGGCGAGGTGGCCCTGGACCGCGACCTGGTGCTCAGCCTGCGCAGCCCGGACACGAGCGCGGTGTTCACCCCGCTCGTCACGCACCGCAACGGCGATACGGGCCCGGGCACCTTCGCGCTCACCGTGGTGCCGGACCTGCTGGCCCTGGCCTCCGCGCCGCCCAAGCAGGAGGTGGTGTTCGTCGTGGACGTCTCCGGCTCCATGGCCGGCGGCAGCCTGCCCCAGGCCCAGGCCGCGCTCCGGCTGTGCCTGCGCCACCTGCGCGAGGGCGACCGCTTCAACGTCATCGCGTTCGAGAATCGCTTCCAGACATTCCAGCCCCAGCCCGTGCCCTTCACGCAGCGCACGCTCGAAGAGGCGGACCGCTGGGTGGCCGCGCTGAACGCGAACGGTGGCACGGAGCTGCTCGCGCCCATGCGCGCCGCGGTGCAGGCGGCGCCCGACGGCGTCATCGTGCTGCTCACGGACGGCCAGGTGGGGAACGAGTCGGAGATTCTGCGCGCGGTGCTCGAAGCTCGGAAGACGGCGCGGGTGTACTCGTTTGGCATTGGCACCAACGTCAGCGACGTGCTGCTGCGGGACCTGGCGAAGCAGACGGGCGGAGACGTGGAGTTCATCCACCCGGGCGAGCGAATCGACGACAAGGTGGTGGCGCAGTTCTCCCGCGCGCTGGCCCCGCGTGTCACCGAGCTGGAGGCGCACTTCGACGGCGTGGAGTGCGTGGAGCTGGCGCCCGCCGAGCTGCCGCCCCTGGTGGATGGCGTGCCCTGGACGCTGCTGGGCCGCTATGCCTCGCCTGGGACGGGTACGGTGACGCTGCGCGGGCGCTCGGGGCGGGAGCCCTTCTCGCTCACCGTTCGCGTGGACCTTCCGGCGGCGTCGGACCGGCCGGCGGTGGAGAAGTTGTGGGCCGCCGAGCGCATCCGAGGCTGGGAGGCCGCGCAGCTCACCGGACGCCGCGCGGAGTCCATGAAGCAGCGCATCGTCGAGCTGGCCGTCGCGCACCAGCTTGTCACCCGGTACACCTCGTTCGTCGTGGTGGAGGAGCGCAAGGGCGAACGGCGGAACTCGGGGCAGGCGAAGACGCGCGTCATCCCCGTGAATGCGCCCGCGGGCTGGGACATGTTCGGCGCGAAGAACAAGGAGGAAGGCGCATTCGGTGGCGCAGCGCCTCGCCGCGGACGGCTGGCGGCGAGTGGCGCCGTGCCTCGGCCGCAGGTCCCATTGCGGCGCATCACCCCGGGAGCGCCTCCACCCGCCCCCACACAGTGGGCTTCCTCCATGGATGACGATGACGGCACCACGGACTGGATGGTGATGAGGGTCGAGTCGCGCGAGCAGGGCAAGGCCGCCAAGAAGAAGCGCGAGAAGGGAGGAATCCTCTCCAGCTTCTTCCGCGATGCGCCACCGTCGAAGGTGATGGCGGATTCGGAGGCCGAGGAATCCGACGCGTACCTCGCGGAGGCGCCGGCGGCCGAGGGCGGTGTCGACACGGGCGCGGAGAGCCTGCTGTCGCGGCAGCTCGCCAACGGGCTCTGGGAAGGCACCGGCGAGGGCGCAGAGCCCGTGCGCCAGGCGCGCGCCACGGCGCTGGCCCTGCTGACGTTGCTGCGCGAGGGCATCACCAGCAGCCACCCGCTGCACGGCGCGCAGGTGAAGAAGGCGGTGGAGGCCCTGCTGTCCCTGGCGGCGAGCCTCGGCGGGGATGCGCGGGTGGCGGAGCTGGCGCTGGGCGTGGCGTGGCTGGCCGCGGCGGGCCCGCGCACCCGGGGCCGCATCGAGCAGGCCGCGAAGCCGCTGACCGGACTCAACGGCCGGCTGGGCAATGAAGTGGCCCTGCGCGAGCACGTCGACACGCTGGCCGCGCGCTGA
- a CDS encoding MerR family transcriptional regulator produces the protein MSTPKTQSEWKLAELAEAVGVSPRTVRYYVQRGLLPAPPFRGPDTVYGEEHLVRLKAIRVLQARFLPLDAIQAELQRLSLEELRQLADSDATPTPPVYAQPAPGPATVAPQAPRRPATGLNRYERWELLPGLELHVSEAADTKTRALAERVRALIAEFQEREKP, from the coding sequence GTGAGCACGCCGAAGACACAGAGCGAATGGAAGCTGGCGGAGCTGGCCGAGGCGGTGGGCGTCTCGCCGCGGACGGTGCGCTACTACGTCCAACGCGGACTGCTCCCCGCGCCCCCCTTCCGGGGCCCCGACACCGTGTACGGGGAAGAGCACCTGGTGCGGCTCAAGGCCATCCGCGTCCTGCAGGCGCGGTTCCTTCCCCTGGATGCCATCCAGGCGGAGCTGCAGCGGCTGAGCCTGGAGGAGCTGCGACAGCTCGCCGACTCGGACGCGACACCCACGCCCCCGGTGTACGCGCAGCCCGCGCCGGGGCCCGCCACGGTGGCGCCGCAAGCGCCGCGAAGACCGGCCACGGGCCTGAATCGTTACGAGCGCTGGGAGCTGCTCCCGGGGCTGGAGCTGCACGTCTCGGAAGCAGCGGACACGAAGACCCGGGCGCTCGCGGAACGCGTTCGCGCCCTCATCGCGGAGTTCCAGGAAAGGGAGAAGCCATGA
- a CDS encoding DUF2721 domain-containing protein yields the protein MNGVAEGMDLSSIRLIGTAVTPAVMVSACGIVATGLDNQIARMTSRIREMVREWRLLPEEHARRAVLRQEVAILDRRHAILARAIGFTYTALLAFVVTSLLYLTKRQTQIPEVLPVVSFSVGVVLLGATALLVLASLRLSRRAIKLERRELFE from the coding sequence ATGAATGGCGTCGCGGAAGGCATGGACCTCTCCTCCATCCGGCTCATCGGCACGGCGGTGACGCCCGCGGTGATGGTGTCGGCGTGTGGCATCGTGGCGACGGGGTTGGACAACCAGATTGCGCGGATGACGTCGCGCATCCGGGAGATGGTGCGGGAGTGGCGCCTGCTGCCGGAGGAGCACGCCCGGCGCGCGGTGCTGCGTCAGGAGGTCGCCATCCTGGACCGGCGGCACGCCATCCTCGCCCGGGCCATTGGCTTCACGTACACGGCGCTGCTGGCCTTCGTGGTGACGTCGCTGCTGTACCTGACGAAGCGGCAGACGCAGATTCCAGAGGTGCTGCCGGTGGTGTCCTTCTCGGTGGGCGTGGTGCTGCTGGGCGCGACGGCGCTGCTCGTGCTGGCGTCGCTGCGGCTGAGCCGGCGGGCCATCAAGCTGGAGCGGCGGGAGCTCTTCGAGTAG
- a CDS encoding slipin family protein, translated as MQLTGLLGLLIPVAILFMLFLSGVRIVNEYQNGVVFRLGRFVGLKRAGFRWLIPFVERMVIIDLRTIARDVPPQDVITRDNVSVKVNAVVYFRVIQADKAVLQVEDYLYATSQLAQTTLRSILGQVDLDQLLTERERVNQEIQQVLDSRTDPWGVKVSNVEVKHIDLPVEMQRAIARQAEAERERRAKIIAAEGEHQAAEKLSMAAKVLGRYPATLQLRYLQTLVEITTGGNHTILPIPLDLLRTLSGVKAGWEQADDGHDEDRRYAEAGEDEGPPAGGLS; from the coding sequence ATGCAACTGACCGGACTGCTCGGACTGCTCATCCCCGTCGCCATCCTGTTCATGCTCTTCCTGTCCGGGGTGCGAATCGTCAACGAGTACCAGAACGGCGTGGTGTTCCGGCTCGGGCGCTTCGTGGGCCTCAAGCGCGCGGGCTTCCGCTGGCTCATCCCCTTCGTGGAGCGCATGGTCATCATCGACCTGCGCACCATCGCGCGCGACGTGCCCCCGCAGGACGTCATCACCCGCGACAACGTCAGCGTGAAGGTGAACGCCGTCGTCTACTTCCGCGTCATCCAGGCGGACAAGGCCGTGCTCCAGGTGGAGGACTACCTCTACGCCACCAGCCAGCTCGCCCAGACGACCCTGCGCTCCATCCTGGGCCAGGTGGACCTGGACCAGCTCCTCACCGAGCGCGAGCGCGTCAACCAGGAGATTCAGCAGGTGCTCGACTCGCGCACCGACCCGTGGGGCGTGAAGGTGTCCAACGTGGAGGTGAAGCACATCGACCTGCCGGTGGAGATGCAACGGGCCATCGCGCGGCAGGCCGAGGCCGAGCGCGAGCGCCGCGCGAAGATCATCGCCGCCGAGGGCGAACATCAGGCCGCCGAGAAGCTCTCCATGGCCGCCAAGGTCCTCGGCCGCTACCCGGCCACCCTCCAGCTCCGCTACCTCCAGACGCTGGTGGAGATCACCACCGGCGGCAACCACACCATCCTGCCCATCCCGCTGGACCTGCTGCGCACGCTCAGCGGCGTGAAGGCCGGCTGGGAGCAGGCCGACGACGGCCACGACGAGGACCGGCGCTACGCCGAGGCCGGGGAGGACGAAGGGCCTCCCGCGGGCGGCCTGTCCTGA
- a CDS encoding NfeD family protein → MRQRARWRLAGPALLCVLTAALLASAAQAPPPEGVPTVARCELEGVVDTGTSGYLSDCVARAEAAGHDALLVRLDTPGGSLEATRHIVRAFLASDIPVLVWVGPSGARAGSAGVFITLASNVAAMAPGTNIGAAHPVVGPSGQSPEAVGGEHLARKVENDTVAFAQSVAQQRGRNAEWAASAVRDSVSVPADAARALRVVEYVAPTEADFLAQADGRRVTVAEGEIVRLSTLDAHLVTLEPTLSQRAVHALANPAIVYLLFLVAALGLVVELSHPGAIVPGLIGAVALVLALVASSALPVRAGAVLLMLAGAALIIAELFVTSGLLGAAGVVLLGLGGLFLMDRFDPEWFVDRSFQVSWTWLVPTTVALAGAAAYVAYRSAQTRRLPQRVGDLGLVGERGTALAPVTPERGEVFVHGERWRATSTTPIRSGAHVVVRGMEGLTLFVDEVPT, encoded by the coding sequence ATGCGCCAACGGGCACGATGGAGACTCGCGGGCCCGGCGCTCCTCTGTGTCCTCACGGCCGCCCTGCTCGCGTCCGCGGCCCAGGCGCCTCCACCGGAGGGCGTCCCCACCGTCGCGCGCTGCGAGCTGGAGGGCGTGGTCGACACGGGCACCAGCGGCTACCTGTCCGACTGCGTCGCGCGCGCCGAGGCCGCGGGCCATGACGCGCTCCTCGTGCGGCTGGACACGCCCGGCGGCTCGTTGGAGGCCACGCGCCACATCGTCCGGGCCTTCCTGGCGTCGGACATCCCCGTGCTCGTCTGGGTGGGCCCCTCCGGCGCACGCGCGGGCAGCGCGGGCGTGTTCATCACCCTGGCCTCCAACGTCGCGGCCATGGCGCCAGGCACCAACATCGGCGCCGCGCACCCCGTGGTGGGCCCCTCCGGCCAGTCCCCGGAAGCCGTGGGCGGAGAGCACCTGGCCCGCAAGGTGGAGAACGACACCGTCGCGTTCGCGCAGAGCGTCGCCCAGCAGCGGGGCCGCAACGCGGAGTGGGCGGCCTCCGCCGTGCGCGACAGCGTCAGCGTCCCCGCGGACGCCGCGCGCGCGCTGCGCGTGGTGGAGTACGTGGCGCCCACCGAGGCGGACTTCCTCGCCCAGGCGGACGGGCGGCGCGTGACGGTGGCGGAGGGTGAAATCGTGCGGCTCTCCACCCTGGACGCGCACCTCGTCACGCTGGAGCCCACGCTGTCCCAGCGCGCCGTGCACGCGCTCGCCAACCCGGCCATCGTGTACCTGCTGTTCCTGGTGGCCGCGCTGGGGCTGGTGGTGGAGCTGTCACACCCGGGCGCCATCGTCCCAGGGCTCATCGGCGCGGTGGCGCTCGTGCTCGCGCTGGTGGCGTCCTCCGCGCTGCCGGTCCGCGCCGGCGCGGTGCTGCTGATGCTGGCGGGCGCGGCCCTCATCATCGCGGAGCTGTTCGTCACCAGTGGCCTGCTCGGCGCGGCGGGCGTGGTGCTGCTGGGCCTGGGGGGCCTGTTCCTGATGGACCGCTTCGACCCGGAGTGGTTCGTGGACCGCTCCTTCCAGGTGTCATGGACGTGGCTGGTGCCCACCACGGTGGCGCTGGCGGGCGCCGCGGCCTACGTCGCCTACCGGAGCGCGCAGACCCGGCGGCTCCCCCAGCGGGTGGGTGACCTGGGGCTCGTGGGGGAGCGAGGCACCGCCCTGGCGCCGGTGACCCCGGAGCGCGGCGAGGTGTTCGTCCATGGAGAGCGCTGGCGCGCCACCTCCACCACCCCCATCCGCTCCGGCGCGCACGTGGTGGTGCGCGGCATGGAAGGACTCACCCTCTTCGTCGACGAGGTACCGACATGA
- a CDS encoding glycosyltransferase, whose product MLDVVDVGKRSLATYRGIAPGEILDELHHLSEDLRGARCMHLSSTPYGGGVSEILRSLIPLYNDLGLATDWKLIHGDDTFFQVTKRIHNGLQGAPGELTESEKATYLANAQLNAHRLVTDSENYDFIFVHDPQPAVLAALSPHLDARWIWRCHIDTSHPNPSFWDFLSPYLHAYDAAIFTMREFIPPRLPIQDVRLYPPAIDPLSPKNHSLPEPLARDVLEWIGIRTHRPLVTQVSRFDRWKDPLGVIRAYQRVRPHVPDLQLALAGSLAMDDPEGWEVYEELRDATAGDSLIHILTNLVGVGNIEVNALQSVSDVVVQKSLREGFGLVVSETLWKGTPVVGGRAGGIPMQLPEGTGGVLVDTVEECAEAMLHLLRRPDEAHLLGERGHAHVREHFLMPRMLRDHLRLLKHLASVRPLPPRGIVPVSFNPAQLQKGA is encoded by the coding sequence ATGCTGGACGTCGTGGATGTCGGCAAGCGTTCGCTTGCCACCTATCGCGGGATTGCCCCCGGCGAAATCCTCGACGAGCTGCACCACCTCTCCGAGGACCTGCGCGGCGCCCGCTGCATGCACCTGAGCTCCACGCCCTATGGCGGCGGCGTCTCTGAAATCCTCCGCTCCCTGATTCCTCTCTACAACGACCTGGGCCTCGCCACGGATTGGAAGCTCATCCACGGCGATGACACCTTCTTCCAGGTCACCAAGCGCATCCACAACGGCCTGCAGGGCGCGCCCGGCGAGCTGACCGAATCCGAGAAGGCCACGTATCTGGCCAACGCCCAGCTCAACGCCCACCGGCTCGTCACCGACTCGGAGAACTACGACTTCATCTTCGTCCACGACCCGCAGCCCGCCGTCCTCGCCGCGCTGAGCCCGCATCTCGACGCGCGGTGGATATGGCGCTGCCACATCGACACCTCGCACCCCAACCCCTCCTTCTGGGACTTCCTGTCGCCCTACCTCCACGCCTACGACGCCGCCATCTTCACGATGCGGGAGTTCATCCCCCCCCGGCTCCCCATCCAGGACGTCCGCCTCTACCCGCCCGCCATCGACCCGCTCAGCCCGAAGAACCACTCGCTGCCGGAGCCGCTCGCCCGTGACGTGCTGGAGTGGATTGGCATTCGCACCCACCGCCCCCTCGTCACCCAGGTCAGCCGCTTCGACCGGTGGAAGGACCCGCTCGGCGTCATCCGCGCCTACCAGCGCGTGCGGCCCCACGTCCCCGACCTCCAGCTCGCGCTCGCGGGCTCCCTGGCCATGGACGACCCCGAGGGCTGGGAGGTGTACGAGGAGCTGCGCGACGCCACCGCCGGTGACAGCCTCATCCACATCCTCACCAACCTGGTCGGCGTGGGGAACATCGAGGTCAACGCGCTCCAGTCCGTCTCCGACGTCGTCGTCCAGAAGTCCCTCCGGGAGGGCTTCGGGCTCGTCGTCTCGGAGACCCTGTGGAAGGGCACCCCGGTCGTCGGTGGCCGCGCGGGCGGCATCCCCATGCAGCTCCCCGAGGGCACCGGCGGCGTCCTGGTGGACACCGTGGAGGAGTGCGCCGAGGCCATGCTCCACCTGCTGCGCCGCCCCGACGAGGCCCACCTGCTGGGTGAACGCGGCCATGCCCATGTGCGCGAGCACTTCCTCATGCCCCGGATGCTCAGGGACCACCTGCGCCTGCTGAAGCACCTGGCCTCCGTGCGGCCCCTGCCTCCGCGCGGCATCGTCCCCGTCTCCTTCAACCCCGCCCAGCTCCAGAAGGGGGCGTGA